The DNA segment GCTTTACTCCCGGCAATACCAGCTCATAATAGTCGGTATAACCTACCTTATCGGCGTCAATGAATACCAGGTCCCAGGTTTCTTTCAGGGTAGGAATGATCTCTAACGCATTTCCTATGTGCAAAATTATCTTTTCAGGGGCATTTGACCTATCGAAATTTGCCTGGGCAACAGCCGCATCTTCCGGGCGTAACTCAATGGTATGCAAAAGGCCATCTTTTTGCAAACCTTTAACAAGGCAGAGGGCGCTGTACCCGGTAAAGGTGCCGATTTCGAGGATCCGCTTTGGCTGCAACAGGGTGCTGATCATTGCGAGGAACCTGCCCTGAACATGCCCGCTGAGCATGTGTGCCTGCGGATGGGAAGCATAGGTTTGGGCAGCTACCTGCTTCAGCAGCTCATCTTCCGGGGAAGTAAAGCAATCTGCATAGGATTGTACTAATGGGGAAATGATGTCCATCCGGACAAAAATACGGATACAAGTCGGAAAAATCAGGAAGTGAAAGGTATCCGTTCAACCCAACGTGTTGGTCTTTCGGACTTTCGGGCTACCGGACTTGCTTCTAAAAGTTAGGCTGCAGGGGATGTTTGGTATAGAATTGTAGAACATGCTCCACCACTTCTTCCGGCGTATCGGCAATCTTCAGCAGTTCCAGATCGGTAGCGGAGATGTTATTGGCCTTCTGCAGCATGGTTTCCTGCATCCAGTCTACCAGGCCGCCCCAATATTGCGATCCCAGCAGGATGAGGGGAACAGGCGACATTTTACCCGTTTGGATAAGGGTAGCCACTTCAAAAAACTCATCCATGGTGCCAAAACCACCAGGCATCATGACAAAACCCTGGGAATATTTGGTGAACATGACCTTACGCACGAAGAAGTAATCGAAATTAAGATTGGCATCACGGTCAATATACGGATTGGCATGCTGCTCAAAAGGGAGTTCAATGTTCAGTCCTACAGACTTACCACCTCCCAACTGAGCGCCTTTATTGGCCGCTTCCATGATGCCAGGCCCGCCGCCGGAGATAATACCAAAGCCTTCTTCGGCCAGCTTGCGGGCCACATCTACGGTGAGCTCATAGTAGGCATGG comes from the Paraflavitalea devenefica genome and includes:
- a CDS encoding O-methyltransferase — encoded protein: MDIISPLVQSYADCFTSPEDELLKQVAAQTYASHPQAHMLSGHVQGRFLAMISTLLQPKRILEIGTFTGYSALCLVKGLQKDGLLHTIELRPEDAAVAQANFDRSNAPEKIILHIGNALEIIPTLKETWDLVFIDADKVGYTDYYELVLPGVKQGGVILADNVLFHGQVLEQPVTGKNAIAIQAFNERVQQDERVDQVLLTIRDGLLLIRKK
- a CDS encoding LOG family protein; the encoded protein is MNGTIKISKQRRWSESKAHSSWQIFKIMAEFVDGFEVLAKIGPCISIFGSARTQPGHAYYELTVDVARKLAEEGFGIISGGGPGIMEAANKGAQLGGGKSVGLNIELPFEQHANPYIDRDANLNFDYFFVRKVMFTKYSQGFVMMPGGFGTMDEFFEVATLIQTGKMSPVPLILLGSQYWGGLVDWMQETMLQKANNISATDLELLKIADTPEEVVEHVLQFYTKHPLQPNF